In Oryza sativa Japonica Group chromosome 2, ASM3414082v1, the following are encoded in one genomic region:
- the LOC4330971 gene encoding probable alpha,alpha-trehalose-phosphate synthase [UDP-forming] 9, whose protein sequence is MPSLSCHNLLDLVAAADDAAPSPASLRLPRVMSAASPASPTSPSTPAPARRVVVSHRLPLRAAADAASPFGFSFTVDSDAVAYQLRSGLPPGAPVLHIGTLPPPATEAASDELCNYLLANFSCLPVYLPADLHRRFYHGFCKHYLWPLLHYLLPLTPSSLGGLPFDRALYHSFLSANRAFADRLTEVLSPDDDLVWIHDYHLLALPTFLRKRFPRAKVGFFLHSPFPSSEIFRTIPVREDLLRALLNADLVGFHTFDYARHFLSACSRLLGLDYQSKRGYIGIEYYGRTVTVKILPVGIDMGQLRSVVSAPETGDLVRRLTESYKGRRLMVGVDDVDLFKGIGLKFLAMEQLLVEHPELRGRAVLVQIANPARSEGRDIQEVQGEARAISARVNARFGTPGYTPIVLIDRGVSVHEKAAYYAAAECCVVSAVRDGLNRIPYIYTVCRQESTGLDDAAKRSVIVLSEFVGCSPSLSGAIRVNPWSVESMAEAMNAALRMPEPEQRLRHEKHYKYVSTHDVAYWAKSFDQDLQRACKDHFSRRHWGIGFGMSFKVVALGPNFRRLSVDHIVPSYRKSDNRLILLDYDGTVMPEGSIDKAPSNEVISVLNRLCEDPKNRVFIVSGRGKDELGRWFAPCEKLGIAAEHGYFTRWSRDSAWETCGLAVDFDWKKTAEPVMRLYKEATDGSTIEDKESALVWHHDEADPDFGSCQAKELLDHLENVLANEPVVVKRGQHIVEVNPQGISKGVVVDNLLSSMVSRGKAPDFVLCIGDDRSDEDMFESIVCPSNSSVKLPASSEVFACTVGKKPSMAKYYLDDTVDVIKMLQGLANAPSQRPRQVQLRVSFEGSL, encoded by the exons ATGCCTTCGCTCTCCTGCCACAACCTCCTCGACCTCGTTGCCGCGGCGGACGAcgcggcgccgtcgcccgcgtcgcTGCGCCTCCCGCGCGTCAtgtcggcggcgtcgccggcctcgcccacgtcgccgtccACGCCGGCCCCCGCGCGGAGGGTGGTCGTGTCGCACCGCCTCCCGCTCCGCGCCGCGGCCGACGCGGCGTCGCCGTTCGGGTTCTCCTTCACGGTTGACTCGGACGCCGTCGCGTACCAGCTCCGCTCGGGGCTGCCCCCCGGCGCGCCCGTCCTCCACATCGGcacgctcccgccgcccgcaaCCGAGGCGGCCTCCGACGAGCTCTGCAACTACTTGCTGGCGAACTTCTCTTGCCTGCCGGTGTACTTGCCCGCCGATCTCCACCGCCGATTCTACCATGGATTCTGCAAGCACTACCTGTGGCCTCTCCTCCATTACCTTCTGCCGCTCACGCCGTCGTCGCTGGGCGGGTTGCCGTTCGACCGCGCGCTCTACCATTCTTTCCTCTCGGCGAACCGGGCCTTCGCCGACCGCCTCACCGAGGTGCTCAGCCccgacgacgacctcgtctGGATCCACGATTACCACCTCCTTGCCCTCCCCACCTTCCTCCGCAAGCGATTCCCGCGCGCCAAGGTCGGTTTCTTCCTCCACTCGCCGTTCCCCTCCTCGGAGATCTTCCGCACCATTCCCGTCAGGGAGGACCTCCTCCGCGCCCTCCTCAACGCCGACCTCGTCGGCTTCCACACCTTCGACTACGCGCGCCACTTCCTCTCCGCCTGCTCGCGGCTGCTCGGCCTGGATTACCAGTCCAAGCGCGGCTACATCGGCATCGAGTACTATGGTCGCACCGTCACGGTCAAGATTCTGCCCGTCGGGATCGACATGGGCCAGCTGAGGTCGGTGGTGTCGGCGCCGGAGACGGGGGACCTGGTGCGGCGGCTCACCGAGTCGTACAAGGGGCGGCGCCTGATGGTcggcgtcgacgacgtcgaCCTGTTCAAGGGAATCGGGCTCAAGTTCCTGGCGATGGAGCAGCTGCTGGTGGAGCACCCGGAGCTGCGCGGCCGCGCGGTGCTCGTGCAGATCGCGAACCCGGCGCGCAGCGAGGGGCGCGACATCCAGGAGGTTCAGGGAGAAGCCAGGGCGATCAGCGCCCGCGTCAATGCGCGGTTCGGCACGCCGGGGTACACCCCTATCGTGCTGATCGACCGCGGTGTGTCGGTGCACGAGAAGGCGGCGTACTACGCGGCGGCCGAGTGCTGCGTGGTGAGCGCCGTGCGGGACGGCCTCAACCGGATACCCTACATCTACACGGTGTGCCGGCAGGAGAGCACTGGCCTGGATGATGCGGCCAAGCGCAGCGTCATTGTGCTGTCGGAGTTCGTCGGGTGCTCCCCGTCGCTCAGCGGCGCAATCCGGGTCAACCCATGGAGTGTGGAGTCTATGGCAGAGGCCATGAATGCAGCCCTGAGGATGCCTGAGCCAGAGCAGCGGCTGCGACATGAGAAGCACTACAAGTATGTGAGCACCCATGATGTTGCCTACTGGGCGAAATCTTTCGACCAGGACCTGCAGCGAGCTTGCAAGGATCATTTCTCGCGGCGGCATTGGGGTATTGGGTTTGGGATGAGTTTCAAGGTGGTGGCACTTGGCCCGAATTTCAGGCGGCTGTCTGTCGATCACATTGTGCCGTCATACCGGAAGTCTGATAATCGCTTAATTCTCTTGGACTATGATGGCACAGTGATGCCAGAGGGTTCAATTGATAAGGCACCGAGCAATGAGGTCATCTCTGTATTGAATCGTCTGTGCGAGGACCCCAAGAACAGAGTGTTCATCGTGAGCGGTAGAGGGAAGGATGAACTTGGCAGATGGTTTGCACCTTGTGAGAAGCTGGGGATTGCTGCAGAGCATGGTTACTTCACAAG GTGGAGCAGGGACTCAGCTTGGGAGACCTGCGGGTTGGCCGTGGACTTTGATTGGAAGAAGACTGCAGAACCAGTGATGAGGCTTTACAAGGAGGCAACAGATGGTTCAACCATCGAAGACAAGGAAAGCGCGTTAGTTTGGCACCACGATGAGGCAGATCCAGATTTTGGTTCATGCCAGGCAAAGGAACTGCTTGACCACCTCGAAAACGTTCTTGCAAATGAACCAGTCGTTGTTAAGAGGGGCCAGCATATCGTCGAAGTAAATCCACAG GGCATCAGCAAAGGTGTGGTTGTGGACAACCTCTTGTCATCCATGGTGAGCCGAGGGAAGGCGCCCGATTTCGTGCTGTGCATTGGGGACGACCGGTCGGACGAGGACATGTTCGAGAGCATCGTTTGCCCGTCGAACAGCAGCGTCAAGCTCCCGGCGAGCAGCGAGGTGTTCGCCTGCACGGTCGGCAAGAAGCCGAGCATGGCCAAGTACTACCTCGACGACACGGTCGACGTGATCAAGATGCTGCAGGGTCTCGCCAATGCGCCATCGCAGCGGCCAAGGCAAGTGCAGCTGCGGGTCTCGTTCGAAGGCTCACTGTGA